The genome window ACAGGTCCCAGggcccctcttccttcctttgctcCACAGCGGTCCTCTTCCCCAGCAGTATAAAAATGTCCATCTGTTCTCCATTGCACCACCCCGGGGTCCTCAGCTAGCTACTTCTGTAATGGTCTCTGGCATCCAAGCAGTCAAACCCAGCTTTGGAGAGGCCTCTAATATTAGccaccaccatttcccccctaGCGTGACTACCTACCACACCGCCCCTGGTTCCCCACCAAATACTGTCTACATGCCACAAGCAATGGAGAAGAGCTGGATTTCAGAGGCAAACATCGAGGTTGCGACTCCAGCCAGTTCCGCACATGGCGGCCCTCAGCTGTTGCCCTTCTGTGTCCCCCCCATGGACATCTCTCTCACCCCAGTGCCCCTACCAAGTGGCATTTCCTGTACCCCACTTGCGATGGAAGTGCACAGGACCCCCAGGCTGTCCCTGCTGAATCCTGCCCCATACCTCCTAGCCCAGCAACCTTTCCCAGAGACAGTATTTCCTCTGAGGCAGAAATCCCCACAAGGCCAACAACAGCAGAGCCCAGGACAAAGGTGTTCCAGTCAAGGGCCAGCCGGAGAGGAGAGCGGCAGCAGCCACAAAGTGCCTGGAAGCAGCGATCCAACAGGTAAGGGTCAGAGGCCACGTGCAACTGCGATTAGCGAGGGAATGATTGAGAACCGTTAACAAAAAAAATGTCCTCAATGGAGAAAGGAAATGAGGGGGAAAGGCTTCTATGTCCAAGAGCATCCAGAAGCAATGGAGTATCTATGGGAGGGATGGGATCACGTGTGGGGTGCATTTTGCCCACCaccctcttcccctttccctctgtcCAGCCCCCAGATGAAGTCCGCACCCCCACCAAACTCCCCCATTGCCCCCCGCCACCCCGCAACtgcaaaaaccccacaaaacccCCAAACTTTTTCTTCCTCCAAGCAGTAccagctggcaacacactgggggtgaGAAGACCATGCCCCCAGTGTGTCGCTGGCTTGTGCCATCTGGATGGAGCAGGGGAAagggtttgtggggtttttgtggAGGCAGTAGTAGGGGGCGGCGGGGGGAGTTCAGCGCGGGCTGGGTGCAGCCCCCGGGGCTTGCCCCGGGCGCTGCTTTGTGGTGTCCTTACAGACTGTGGTGACCAATATGTTCTTATCAAATATCAAGCTAACAGGAGAGAGttctaagtagctttatttgcaaagaaaggggagctgtccttacatgggcagactccactgGCTCGTTACATAGACAGCATTTTAATTCCCTTTCCCCGAATCTGCCACACCCTCTCCATTCTCCCATTGGCTAAGGATACTTGGAGTTACAACTTTCTGGTCCACCTATTTACACGTTGCTCCTTGATATGTGCTCCCCACCCTCACCTCTCTCATATGTTCATTAAAATGAAGGTTGTTGtctgagcaggaggagaagttaatatgcattagctcattaagcatgctcAGTTAACACTGCTTGCATAACTTTTGCCCTTTGGCCTATGTACACGACACTAACTGGTTTCAGCCTCACAAACATCCTCATGACTCATCTCCTCACTCctggtagaaaacacatttttcattttctGCAAGACCAATTAGATTTTCGGGGTACAAGCTTTTGAgattcaaagctctcttcatcagaggaACCTCAGgacttttgactctcaaaagcttgttggtcccccaaaatcttgttggtctctaaggtgctacttgacttgaatctagctgttctactgcagaccaacatgacctCTGAAACTACACGCAAGAACTAGCATTGTGGGCCCTGGGAATTCCAGGTATTATAATTTTCAtatctagtctgcctttctcactgggatgcCAGGCAGTCTATAAGTATGATAAAAATGCTTCTGTTTCTGGTGACAATCTTATGATTGACAACCTCCGGGCGAGGCTTGGAGAGCTCCTAAAATTACCGCTCAGCTCTTGGAGATCTAGTCACAGAATTCCTAGCATTTTGATTGGCTTGGCCATAGATGACTTTAAAAACCAATTAGACAAATTTATGGAGTCTACCCATGCGGATAATAATTCTTGCATACCTTTTAGGGGCGTTAGGATTAGTGGAGTCATGTTCAACAAGCACTTTGAACTGTTGGTGAAAAGCCTTATACAAGTATTTAAAAATTGGGAAATGTTCTTTTACGAAACTGCATGCTAGCGTTAACAATCTGTCTATACTTAGAGGGATTTACCCAAAATTTTAACCATATGAGCGTATGTTGGAGCTTTGGAAGAATGAAAGCTGTCATTCTCATGTAGATATCAATGCTGATTTCTTTCTTAAAGAGCTGGGATCATTTACCAGAGGAAACAAGTCTGTACTGCTGGCAGCTCAGCAGACAATGCAGCGGATAATGTTAAGACTACACGCAAGCCAGCTTAGGTAGAGTCTTTCTTGCTAGGCGTTCCCATTTCAATGGCCAAGAAGAAAAACTCTGGCTTTCTATCCCCTAAACTGTGAATTTGTTGCAAGAAAACAGATCTCCCGACATATCAGAACCAAGGAGCCGCATCCACATCACAAGTGGGGCAGCTGATCTCCTTTCAAACGCGCtcatctaaaaaaaacccttcgcCTTTGTTAGGAGGTCACGCAGCTGGGCTCCCCGCAAGGGACAGACTGCATTCTTCCAATCCCTTCTTCCAGATTTGTCCCATTGAAGTCAGTTTGAGGCTCAGGGGATTTGAGGGCCAGGGGCTCATCACGATGTGCAGAGCACAATAGAGAACTTGGATGTCTGGAAGAAAGAATCCGCAAAGAAAGAACCGCAGCGAGTGAAGGAACGGGCTAGACTCTCACCCTTAAAGCTGCTTCCAAATCGCTATTGGGTCCACGCTGGTCCTATCACTGCCATGACTCAGGGGGCCGTTCGCAAGGGAGTCTCAGAGCGTGATGCTGGCTTTGTTTTGGGTCAAGCAGGAGATGAAATCGTTTCCAACTATCTTTATCTCTTCTGGCTGACCTGGGATTAAACTCAGGTCAGCCACATGGtttatagtccaggggtctgcaacctgcggctctccagatgttcatgaactacaattcccatcagccccggccagcatggccaattggccatgctgaccggggctgatgggaattgaagttcatgaacatctggagagccttaAAAACAGCGCATGAAATACCTCTCTCAGGGCATTTGGGGATTAAGAAAACACCGGCTAAAATACAGAGGAAATTTTACTGGCCAGGCATTAATAAAGATGTGCAGCAGTATTGTACAAGTTGTGATGGGTGCCAAAGGGTAGGATTCCCACAGGACACCACTCAAATGCCTTTGAACCCATTTCCAGTAATCACACAACCTTTTCACACTGTTGCTATGGATATATTGGGCCCTCTCAATCGCGCAAGCACAGGGAAACGATTTAtcctgatcttgatagaccagggaacctgtgttttccagatgttcaggaactaatattctatcagtttctaccagcatgcatacactggccatgctgacagaggctgatgggaatggtagttcctgaacatctggagagccgcaggttccctacccctgtgatagACCATGCCTCTAGATACCCTGTGGCTTATGCTTTGAGGAGTAtgccgctggttgcagacccctggtttatacaaACAGCAGGCTGGCACACTGCAGGGTACCAGCCTGAATTGCCCTCAAGAGATTGCTGCGATGTGTACGGGCAGCAGGCAGTCCGGAGGGTTCTGCCTCAGATATTTAATACAGCTTCTACATTCTGTTTAGATTCCGCTGAATTGGGGTCCAAGTTCCTCCCAGCCAGGCAAGCTCCCAGCCAGCAAGCCTCACCAAACCAACAGTCTCCTCACCGCCTCGAGGCCaactcctccccctccatttcccTCAGCATTGGCCAGATGGGCTCCATATCCCTCCCCAGCTAGGTTCCTCGCAGGAACCAGAGCTGGCAGTAAGTGCTTTGCCAGCGTATGTTGGGATGAGGAGGAGAGGGCAAGAGCTTTCTCCCAGGCCTGTGATCTTTCAAGACTGGAGCAGCCAGCCGTGGCCAGGCCTCTGCCTCTTGTTCCTTTTGCCACCACAGATGGTTTTATTGTGGCCGCTCCACACCAGTCTTCAGttgaacacattttttttctgactttgTTCTGTGTCAGATGagagccagattttttttctttctttctttctttctttctttctttctttctttctttctttctttcgtgaAAGAGGTTTTGAAgcgttgtgtttttaaaaacagctcgTTGGGAGTTGGTTTCTTCTCAAATGGTTTAAAAGCTGTGAAAGTTCcttgtaggggggaaagtgataTTGTAATGAACTGCCGCTTTAAAACAAATTACACCCGAATTATTAATGAACCAGGGACAGCTTTAAGGTGCACAAAGAATTGCATCCGTTTGGAAGGAGGTTCCTGCCATTGATTGTGCGACTTGGGAGCAGACATGCTCATTACAATCTCTGTCCCGTTGTTTGCTGTCAATAAAGATGTTGAGAAGAACTGTGGTGGCTAAACGGATTTCTGCCTGTAGCCTATAATAATGAAACACTTTCTTCTCATACTCAAGCTATTTCGAGAAGGTACTTGTTTAGATTTAGATTCTGGACCCAGAAGTCTTAAAATATAATTTCACTCATGggctgcctttcttccatcataGATGCCAGCAGCACACTTAGAATTCCCAGGAAGACCCCAATCTAGACACCCACTAATTCCACATCTGCTTCGGTTCAGCACGCTTACTGACTCACTGTCCTTTATCCATACACCAGGGCTTAGGATTCCGGTTAGATGCAagttgtggcgtaggaggttaagagctcatgtatctaatctggaggaaccgggtttgattcccagctctgccacttgaactgtggaggcttatctggggaattcagattagcctgtacactcccacacatgccagctgggtgaccttgggctagttatctCTTGgagtttccagatgttcaggaactacatattcccatcagtttcgccagcatggccaattggccatgctgaaaggggctggtgggaattgtagttcctgaacatctggagagccgcaggttccctacccctgggctagtcacagctcttctgagctctctcacccccacccacctcacagggtgtttgttgtgaggggggaagggcaaggagattgtaagcccctttgagtctcctgcaggagagaaaggggggatataaatccaaactcttcttcttctttttactgaTTTATACTTAAGGagccaaatttatttttaaaatgtgtgtgtgtgtggggggggggggaatgtgttaCTGCTGCCTATAAAGGTTGAGATATGTAAAAGGAAGCCGGTGAGATAGCCACCCAACCCACAGACGCTCTCTCCTGAACCCTTCAAAACTAGGCTCCCTATTCAACCCTACACATTTTCAGTCTTTATCGGGAGGTCTAGAAAGGGAAGAATGTGCCCTGCCGGTTGATCAGTTAGTTTGCTCAATTTGTTTCTAGAGCCATTGGTCTGCAGGGAccatggggtgagggtgggggggtttGACAGCAAAAGCCATGTTTCAGAGGAGGgtggagagacagaaagagcatctcctttctctgcttctttccttttctctggtGTAGAAGAGGCGATGAAGAAAACAGGGTGTTTGGGAGGAGATCACAGCTGTGACAAAGAGTAACTTAGCAAACCTATCCTTGTTTAGTTATGGAGCTCCCAGCTCCAAGTAAAGCTTGACATCTACAGGCTGCGTGTGTGTTTCCTTGTTGAGATGGCTTTCCGCTATTGTACATGGAAATATCCACATGGAATCTGGTCTACATTACAGTACCGATTTTTGTGGGTACGCGACTGGACAGggatttttctcttcttctccgtGGCAGCATTTTAACTATTGGAAAGGAGCGATAACAGAGAGCCACGTGCACCTTCCCAGCCCCTCCAGAGCAGAATGTCTGCTTAAAAGACCTGCTAAAAAGTTGAGGCAGGCCTGAGCTGAGGGCAAGTGTGTCAGCATTTGGCTCAGGTTGCTAATGGGATTGTAATGGCTCCTGATAAGAGAACAGAGGGAAAGAGCATACGGGAGGGGGCTTGAGGGCACCTCTTCCCAGCAGGCAGATGGAGACGACTGCAGTGTGAAAGTATCAGATGCATCCAAGGAGGAAGGTGCCACGGCCTCATCGATGGCAAACGTGGGGGACAAGCCCGTTTGCTCTTTACTTTTGtttggaaagtcctggagatttttaaaaaattgcttctgcTGAAGCTCAGACTGTTGAAGAAACAGGTATATTAAGGAACATAAAAAACACTTGGTTACAATGTCTGGAATGACAGAAATTgattctggctccccccccctgaccccccccctgACCCCACAACACAGGTTCACTCTAAAGTTTCTTTTCAGGGCGTGGTCCTGGAGTGAATCCTGTAAATATTGCAGCCAACATACATTCTATACCATTATTATAtttaaagctgggctcagggtggctaacagcgTAGAATTACAATTAAAATGTTGAACCCCATATCAATAATCGAAACATTAGATTATCaataaagcataagcatttattgtcattgtgcacgcacaacgaaatttacagcagcattcctcgatgcacacaatttcagactcataccccatcctcactttccccttcctccacccatccctaca of Sphaerodactylus townsendi isolate TG3544 linkage group LG06, MPM_Stown_v2.3, whole genome shotgun sequence contains these proteins:
- the LOC125434136 gene encoding uncharacterized protein LOC125434136; translated protein: MDLSRRPKTAPLGGQPTSSAHVSVWPARGFTFSPLSEQQLQKEAAEALIVLRNSPQTAPLLATSSLLPLVSSGPALMASPAFPHPSETAHNFGMPNPFQQHPQYFMPSYGIHAVKPSKDIALKGTQMPPDQLSAHKEQVPGPLFLPLLHSGPLPQQYKNVHLFSIAPPRGPQLATSVMVSGIQAVKPSFGEASNISHHHFPPSVTTYHTAPGSPPNTVYMPQAMEKSWISEANIEVATPASSAHGGPQLLPFCVPPMDISLTPVPLPSGISCTPLAMEVHRTPRLSLLNPAPYLLAQQPFPETVFPLRQKSPQGQQQQSPGQRCSSQGPAGEESGSSHKVPGSSDPTDSAELGSKFLPARQAPSQQASPNQQSPHRLEANSSPSISLSIGQMGSISLPS